In Tenrec ecaudatus isolate mTenEca1 chromosome 4, mTenEca1.hap1, whole genome shotgun sequence, a single window of DNA contains:
- the LOC142445598 gene encoding mammaglobin-A-like, whose protein sequence is MKLVMVLVLVALPLYCYAGSGCPLLERLINETISSEISVDNYVRIIDQEAIMDDNTRESFRDLKQCYLDQPQENLDNIMALVGGG, encoded by the exons ATGAAGCTGGTAATGGTCCTTGTGCTGGTTGCCCTTCCCCTGTATTGTTATGCAG GTTCTGGATGCCCATTGCTTGAAAGATTGATTAACGAGACGATCAGTTCTGAAATATCAGTAGACAACTATGTACGCATTATTGATCAGGAAGCAATAATGGATGATAATACTAGAGAAAGCTTCAGAGATCTCAAACAATGTTATCTCGACCAGCCTCAGGAGAATCTGGACAACATCATGGCACTGGTG